A stretch of Channa argus isolate prfri chromosome 16, Channa argus male v1.0, whole genome shotgun sequence DNA encodes these proteins:
- the ptafr gene encoding platelet-activating factor receptor has product MMEKTTENTGFLDSEFRYILFPVAYGFIFFVGLFANIYVLVVLRSLRDAKAMGEIRIYMTNLTIADLLFVCALPFWIDYYARRGNWIYADFMCRLTGSLFFINKYCSILFLAAISLNRYWAVTRPLDAASSDHRRRGIIVCVVIWACTIMITSPFLISTSTKTDKENITRCFEGYHNATDLEKKSVAATHFAIIGGFFVIFFLVVVCNFLIARALLSQKTPQSEFRSATILSRKSHMSLSSPDNRPRGVKRRALQMLWAVVGVFALCFLPHHIIQGPWTLAVLRIREGWGHIDWDQSTLQALNDAHQITYFLEGFNCILDPVVYFFATRKFRRMIMIHVKKLGKGEGCSQTGISQISMESRNQSQRLQNQQPEEN; this is encoded by the coding sequence ATGATGGagaaaaccacagaaaacacaggCTTCCTGGACTCTGAATTTCGTTACATTCTCTTCCCAGTTGCCTATGGCTTCATCTTCTTCGTCGGCCTCTTTGCTAACATCTACGTGCTGGTTGTCCTGCGCTCCCTCCGCGATGCAAAGGCCATGGGAGAAATCCGCATCTATATGACCAACTTAACCATCGCGGATCTTCTTTTCGTCTGTGCCCTTCCCTTCTGGATTGACTATTACGCTCGTCGTGGTAACTGGATCTACGCAGACTTCATGTGTAGACTGACCGGCTCATTGTTCTTCATCAACAAGTACTGCTCCATCCTCTTCCTTGCAGCCATCAGCCTCAACCGGTACTGGGCTGTCACTCGGCCTCTGGATGCGGCCTCCTCAGATCACAGGCGTCGTGGCATCATTGTGTGCGTCGTTATCTGGGCATGTACGATAATGATAACTAGTCCATTTCTGATAAGTACATCGACCAAAACTGATAAGGAAAACATCACACGTTGTTTCGAGGGGTACCACAATGCAACTGATTTGGAGAAGAAATCAGTGGCTGCCACTCATTTTGCAATAATTGGAGggttttttgttatattttttctcGTTGTGGTGTGTAATTTCCTTATTGCTCGAGCGTTACTTTCTCAAAAAACTCCTCAGTCAGAATTCAGATCTGCAACAATTTTATCCAGAAAGTCCCACATGTCCTTGTCCTCCCCAGACAATAGACCCAGAGGTGTAAAACGAAGGGCTCTGCAGATGTTGTGGGCAGTGGTGGGGgtgtttgctctgtgtttcctgCCCCACCATATAATTCAAGGCCCCTGGACACTGGCAGTGCTACGAATCAGAGAGGGATGGGGCCACATAGACTGGGACCAAAGCACTCTTCAGGCGCTCAACGACGCACATCAGATCACCTATTTTCTTGAGGGCTTTAATTGCATTTTGGATCCTGtcgtttatttttttgccactAGGAAGTTTAGAAGGATGATCATGATCCATGTTAAAAAGTTAGGAAAGGGAGAGGGATGCTCACAGACAGGAATCTCGCAGATATCCATGGAAAGCAGGAATCAAAGCCAGAGACTCCAGAACCAACAGCCGGAAGAGAATTGA